A genomic stretch from Thermonema lapsum includes:
- a CDS encoding CHAT domain-containing protein, giving the protein MKKFIFLAVWILPTVFLKAQDWETLTQQGVTLYQEGKYAEAIAIFEKAKTQAEKEFGKEHPSYAVSCHILGALYQNQGMYSQAEPLLVEAKNIYAKVFGKEHPYYAMSCNNLAGLYEAQGLYSKAEPLLVETKNLFEKILGKEDPDYANSCHNLAALYNEQGLYSKAEPLYVEAKNIREKVLGKEHPDYATSCNNLAELYRTQGLYSKAEPLYVEAKNIYAKVFGKEHPSYATSCNNLAALYEAQGLYSKAEPLYVEAKNIRAKVLGKEHPDYATSCNNLAGLYAKQGIYSKAEPLYVEAKNIYEKVFGKEHPDYATSCNNLAALYEAQGLYSKAEPLYLEAKNIRAKVLGKEHPDYATSCNNLAGLYAKQGIYSKAEPLYVEAKNIREKVLGKEHPDYALSCNNLAVLYEAQGLYSKAEPLYVEAKNIREKVLGKEHPAYALSCNNLAGLYAKQGIYSKAEPLLVEAKNIYAKVLGKEHPDYATSCNNLGFLYANQGMYSKAEPLYVEAKNIYAKVLGTEHPDYALSCNNLAALYYDQGLYSKAEPLYVEAKNIYAKVFGKEHPAYALSCNNLAALYKAQGLYFKAEPLYVEAKNIYEKVFGKEHSDYATSCNNLAELYRTQGLYSKAEPLYVEAKDIVAKVFGKEHPYYATSCNNLAALYNEQGLYSKAEPLYVEAKNIYEKVFGKEHPDYARSCNNLAALYKAQGLYSKAEPLYVEAKDIVAKVFGKEHPDYATTCNNLAGLYENQGLYSKAEPLYVEAKNIREKVLGKEHPDYAISCNNLAALYKAQGLYSKAEPLYVEAKDIVAKVFGKEHPDYATSCNNLAVLYEAQGLYSKAELLYVEAKDIRAKVFGKEHPDYAISCSNLGLLYEKQGLYSKAEPLLVEAKNIRERVLGKEHPDYATSCNNLGFLYANQGMYSKAEPLFVEAKNIYAKVFGKEHPDYATFCNNLAALYEKQGLYSKAEPLYVEAKDIVEKVFGKEHPDYARSCNNLAALYNEQGLYSKAEPLYVEAKNIYEKVFGKEHPYYATFCNNLAALYEAQGLYSKAEPLYVEAKNIYEKVFGKEHPDYARSCNNLAALYNEQGLYSKAEPLYVEAKNIYEKVFGKEHPDYARSCNNLAALYEKQGLYSKAEPLYVEAKDIRAKVLGKEHPDYASSCNNLASLYESQGLYSKAEPLLVEAKDILAKVLGKEHPDYALSCNNLAGLYKAQGLYSKAEPLYVEAKNIYEKVFGKEHPDYAMSCNNLAALYGAQGLYSKAEPLLVEAKNIREKVLGKEHPAYALSCNNLAALYGAQGLYSKAEPLLVEAKNIFEKVLGKEHPDYALSCNNLGLLYENQGLYSKAEPLLVEAKNIREKVLGKEHPAYATSCGNLAALYEDQGLYSKAEPFFLEVLSGLLAQIENNFSHLSEKEKALFYKSFAYHFEIFNSFSLKRYQENPAILSHAYNNQLATKALLFNTSVKIKERILSSKDQNLIDLYANWKAKREYLAKVYQMSLSEKEKQGINQAQLEAEVNELEKQLSSKSELFATAQDKRRYTWQDVQKQLKKGEVAVEMIRTRYYDKDWTDSVVYIALIVKPETENYPEIVVLSDGNAMEKRGINYYRNCIKLKRTDRLSYNKFWKPIKDKIGTAQKVYFSADGVYHQLNLLTLQNPETGKYVLEETNVQLVSNTKDLVLFNKRKQLQKNFKEYELHLFGFPDYGSPTNSPNTDRSAFAIPLDTTQRFLDGSGGISALPGTKVEVESIGSLAQSQNLKTFIYTGKQASEGNLKKILNPDILHIATHGFFLADVPIIDKDDRMGLQKHEVLLENPLLRCGLLLAGAEEGLRNGEQEGKENGVLTAQEAMNLNLDHTDLVVLSACETGLGEIVNGEGVFGLQRAFQTAGAKTVLMSLWKVDDTATQEMMSLFYENLLVKKLPKREAFTQAQNKLKEKYGAPYYWGAFVMVGE; this is encoded by the coding sequence ATGAAAAAGTTCATTTTCCTTGCCGTGTGGATACTTCCGACTGTGTTCCTCAAAGCCCAAGATTGGGAAACACTTACCCAACAAGGCGTCACACTATACCAAGAAGGCAAGTATGCCGAGGCAATAGCAATATTTGAGAAGGCTAAAACTCAAGCGGAAAAAGAGTTTGGCAAAGAACATCCTTCTTATGCTGTTTCTTGCCACATTTTAGGGGCTTTGTACCAAAACCAAGGCATGTATTCGCAGGCAGAGCCTTTGTTGGTGGAAGCGAAGAATATTTATGCAAAGGTCTTTGGCAAAGAACACCCTTATTATGCCATGTCTTGCAACAATTTGGCAGGTCTATATGAAGCCCAAGGCTTGTATTCCAAGGCAGAGCCTTTGCTGGTGGAAACCAAGAATCTTTTTGAAAAGATATTGGGCAAGGAAGACCCCGATTATGCCAATTCTTGCCACAATTTGGCAGCTTTGTATAATGAACAAGGTTTGTATTCCAAGGCAGAGCCATTGTATGTGGAAGCCAAGAATATTCGTGAAAAAGTATTGGGTAAAGAACACCCTGATTATGCCACTTCTTGCAACAATTTGGCAGAATTATACAGAACGCAAGGCTTGTACTCGAAGGCAGAGCCATTGTATGTGGAAGCCAAGAATATTTATGCAAAGGTCTTTGGCAAAGAACATCCTTCTTATGCCACTTCTTGCAACAATTTGGCAGCTTTGTATGAAGCCCAAGGATTGTATTCCAAGGCAGAGCCATTGTATGTGGAAGCGAAGAATATTCGTGCAAAGGTCTTGGGCAAAGAACATCCCGATTATGCCACTTCTTGCAACAATTTGGCAGGTTTGTATGCAAAACAAGGCATATATTCCAAGGCAGAGCCATTGTATGTGGAAGCGAAGAATATTTATGAAAAGGTCTTTGGCAAAGAACATCCCGATTATGCCACCTCTTGCAACAATTTGGCAGCTTTGTATGAAGCCCAAGGATTGTATTCCAAGGCAGAGCCATTGTATTTGGAAGCGAAGAATATTCGTGCAAAGGTCTTGGGCAAAGAACATCCCGATTATGCCACTTCTTGCAACAATTTGGCAGGTTTGTATGCAAAACAAGGCATATATTCCAAGGCAGAGCCATTGTATGTGGAAGCCAAGAATATTCGTGAAAAGGTCTTAGGCAAAGAACACCCTGATTATGCCCTGTCTTGCAACAATTTGGCAGTTTTGTATGAAGCCCAAGGATTGTATTCCAAGGCAGAGCCATTGTATGTGGAAGCGAAGAATATTCGTGAAAAGGTCTTAGGCAAAGAACACCCTGCTTATGCCCTGTCTTGCAACAATTTGGCAGGTTTGTATGCAAAACAAGGCATATATTCCAAGGCAGAGCCTTTGCTCGTGGAAGCCAAGAATATTTATGCAAAGGTCTTAGGCAAAGAACACCCTGATTATGCTACTTCTTGCAACAACTTAGGGTTTTTATACGCAAACCAAGGCATGTATTCCAAGGCGGAGCCATTGTATGTGGAAGCGAAGAATATTTATGCAAAGGTCTTGGGTACAGAACACCCTGATTATGCCCTGTCTTGCAACAATTTGGCAGCTTTGTACTACGACCAAGGTTTGTATTCCAAGGCAGAGCCATTGTATGTGGAAGCGAAGAATATTTATGCAAAGGTCTTTGGCAAAGAACACCCTGCTTATGCCCTGTCTTGCAACAATTTGGCAGCTTTGTATAAAGCCCAAGGTTTGTATTTCAAGGCAGAGCCATTGTATGTGGAAGCGAAGAATATTTATGAAAAGGTCTTTGGCAAAGAACACTCTGATTATGCCACTTCTTGCAACAATTTGGCAGAATTATACAGAACGCAAGGCTTGTACTCGAAGGCAGAGCCTTTGTATGTAGAAGCTAAGGATATTGTTGCAAAGGTCTTTGGCAAAGAACACCCTTATTATGCCACTTCTTGCAACAATTTGGCAGCTTTGTATAATGAACAAGGTTTGTATTCCAAGGCGGAGCCTTTGTATGTGGAAGCGAAGAATATTTATGAAAAGGTCTTTGGCAAAGAACACCCCGATTATGCCCGGTCTTGCAACAATTTGGCAGCTTTGTATAAAGCCCAAGGATTGTATTCCAAGGCAGAGCCATTATATGTGGAAGCTAAGGATATTGTTGCAAAGGTCTTTGGCAAAGAACACCCCGATTATGCCACTACTTGCAACAATTTGGCAGGTCTATATGAAAACCAAGGATTGTATTCCAAGGCAGAGCCATTGTATGTGGAAGCGAAGAATATTCGTGAAAAGGTCTTGGGCAAAGAACACCCTGATTATGCCATTTCTTGCAACAATTTGGCAGCTTTGTATAAAGCCCAAGGTTTGTATTCCAAGGCAGAGCCATTATATGTGGAAGCTAAGGATATTGTTGCAAAGGTCTTTGGCAAAGAACACCCTGATTATGCCACTTCTTGCAACAATTTGGCAGTTCTATATGAAGCCCAAGGTTTGTACTCGAAGGCAGAGCTATTGTATGTGGAAGCGAAGGATATTCGTGCAAAGGTCTTTGGCAAAGAACACCCTGATTATGCCATTTCTTGCAGCAATTTAGGGCTTTTATATGAAAAACAAGGATTGTATTCTAAGGCAGAGCCTTTGTTGGTGGAAGCGAAGAATATTCGTGAAAGGGTATTAGGCAAAGAACACCCTGATTATGCTACTTCTTGCAACAACTTAGGGTTTTTATACGCAAACCAAGGCATGTATTCTAAGGCAGAGCCTTTGTTCGTGGAAGCCAAGAATATTTATGCAAAGGTCTTTGGCAAAGAACACCCTGATTATGCCACTTTTTGCAACAATTTGGCAGCTTTGTATGAAAAACAAGGTTTGTATTCCAAGGCAGAGCCATTGTATGTGGAAGCTAAGGATATTGTTGAAAAGGTCTTTGGCAAAGAACACCCCGATTATGCCCGGTCTTGCAACAATTTGGCAGCTTTGTATAATGAACAAGGTTTGTATTCCAAGGCGGAGCCTTTGTATGTGGAAGCGAAGAATATTTATGAAAAGGTCTTTGGCAAAGAACACCCTTATTATGCCACTTTTTGCAACAATTTGGCAGCTTTGTATGAAGCCCAAGGTTTGTATTCCAAGGCGGAGCCTTTGTATGTGGAAGCGAAGAATATTTATGAAAAGGTCTTTGGCAAAGAACACCCCGATTATGCCCGGTCTTGCAACAATTTGGCAGCTTTGTATAATGAACAAGGTTTGTATTCCAAGGCGGAGCCTTTGTATGTGGAAGCGAAGAATATTTATGAAAAGGTCTTTGGCAAAGAACACCCTGATTATGCCCGGTCTTGCAACAATTTGGCAGCTTTGTATGAAAAACAAGGATTGTATTCCAAGGCAGAGCCATTGTATGTGGAAGCGAAGGATATTCGTGCAAAGGTCTTAGGCAAAGAACATCCTGATTACGCCAGTTCTTGCAATAATTTGGCTTCTTTGTATGAATCTCAAGGCTTGTACTCGAAGGCAGAGCCTTTGTTGGTAGAAGCGAAGGATATTCTTGCAAAGGTCTTAGGCAAAGAACACCCTGATTATGCCCTGTCTTGCAACAATTTGGCAGGTCTATATAAAGCCCAAGGATTGTATTCCAAGGCAGAGCCATTGTATGTGGAAGCGAAGAATATTTATGAAAAGGTCTTTGGCAAAGAACACCCTGATTATGCCATGTCTTGCAACAATTTGGCAGCTTTATATGGAGCCCAAGGATTGTATTCCAAGGCAGAGCCTTTATTGGTGGAAGCCAAGAATATTCGTGAAAAAGTATTGGGCAAAGAACACCCTGCTTATGCCCTGTCTTGCAACAATTTGGCAGCTTTATATGGAGCCCAAGGATTGTATTCTAAGGCAGAGCCTCTGTTGGTGGAAGCGAAGAATATCTTTGAAAAGGTTTTGGGCAAAGAACATCCTGATTATGCCCTGTCTTGCAACAATTTAGGGCTTTTATATGAAAACCAAGGTTTGTATTCCAAGGCAGAGCCTTTGTTGGTGGAAGCGAAGAATATCCGTGAAAAGGTTTTGGGCAAAGAACACCCTGCTTATGCCACTTCTTGTGGCAATTTGGCAGCTTTGTATGAAGACCAAGGCTTGTATTCCAAGGCGGAGCCGTTTTTCCTGGAGGTACTTAGCGGCTTATTAGCCCAAATAGAGAACAATTTTTCTCACCTTTCTGAGAAGGAGAAAGCCCTCTTTTACAAAAGTTTTGCCTATCATTTTGAGATTTTCAACTCTTTTTCACTTAAAAGATACCAAGAAAACCCTGCGATTCTATCGCACGCCTACAACAACCAACTCGCCACCAAGGCTTTGCTTTTCAACACAAGTGTCAAAATCAAAGAACGCATCCTGAGTAGCAAAGACCAAAACCTGATAGACCTATACGCCAACTGGAAAGCCAAACGAGAGTATCTGGCAAAGGTGTATCAGATGAGCCTCTCGGAGAAAGAGAAACAGGGCATCAACCAAGCGCAATTGGAGGCAGAAGTGAATGAATTGGAAAAACAGCTTTCGAGCAAGTCGGAGTTGTTTGCCACTGCCCAAGACAAACGCCGCTACACTTGGCAAGACGTACAAAAGCAACTCAAAAAAGGTGAAGTAGCCGTGGAGATGATAAGGACACGCTACTACGATAAAGATTGGACAGATTCTGTGGTGTATATTGCGCTTATCGTGAAGCCCGAGACGGAAAATTATCCTGAGATAGTGGTTTTGTCAGATGGCAACGCAATGGAGAAACGGGGCATTAACTATTACAGAAACTGTATCAAACTCAAGAGAACAGATAGACTTTCATACAACAAATTTTGGAAACCCATCAAAGACAAAATCGGTACGGCACAGAAAGTATATTTTTCTGCTGATGGGGTGTATCACCAACTGAATTTGCTCACGCTTCAGAACCCAGAGACAGGCAAGTATGTGCTTGAGGAGACGAATGTCCAGCTTGTGAGCAATACCAAAGATTTGGTATTGTTTAACAAACGCAAGCAACTTCAAAAGAACTTCAAGGAGTATGAGCTTCATTTGTTTGGCTTCCCGGATTATGGGAGCCCAACCAATTCCCCAAACACCGACAGAAGCGCTTTTGCCATTCCGTTAGACACGACACAACGCTTTCTTGATGGAAGCGGAGGCATTAGTGCGCTTCCTGGGACAAAAGTTGAAGTAGAAAGTATTGGAAGTTTAGCTCAATCTCAAAACCTCAAAACCTTCATTTACACAGGCAAGCAGGCAAGCGAAGGCAATCTCAAGAAAATCTTAAACCCTGATATTCTGCACATAGCCACCCACGGCTTTTTCCTTGCAGATGTACCCATCATCGACAAAGACGATAGGATGGGATTGCAGAAACATGAGGTTCTATTAGAGAACCCGCTGTTGCGTTGTGGTTTGTTGTTGGCAGGCGCCGAGGAGGGATTGAGAAATGGGGAGCAAGAGGGGAAAGAGAATGGGGTACTCACTGCCCAAGAGGCGATGAATTTGAATTTAGACCACACGGATTTGGTGGTGCTGTCGGCATGTGAGACGGGCTTGGGGGAGATAGTGAACGGAGAGGGTGTTTTTGGATTGCAGCGGGCATTTCAGACGGCGGGCGCCAAGACAGTGCTGATGAGCCTCTGGAAAGTAGATGACACAGCTACGCAGGAAATGATGAGTCTTTTTTATGAGAACCTGCTTGTGAAAAAACTTCCGAAGCGAGAGGCATTCACACAGGCACAAAACAAACTCAAAGAGAAGTACGGCGCGCCGTATTACTGGGGCGCTTTTGTGATGGTGGGAGAGTGA
- a CDS encoding thiazole synthase: protein MLKIADKTFRSRLFTGTGKFSNATLMQEALKASGSELVTVALKRIDMQAKDDDILPYLDWEGLHLLPNTSGVRTAEEAVFAAELAREALETNWVKLEIHPDPRYLMPDPVETLKATAELAKRGFVVLPYVHADPVLCKRLEEAGAAAVMPLGAPIGSNLGLETKVFLEIIIEQSQVPVVVDAGIGTPSDAAWAMELGADAVLVNTAIAAADDPVLMAKAFRLAVEAGRMAYEAKPAAAGLKASPTSPLTQFLDEL, encoded by the coding sequence ATGTTGAAAATAGCCGACAAAACATTTCGTTCACGTCTTTTTACGGGCACAGGCAAATTTAGCAATGCCACGCTCATGCAAGAAGCCCTCAAAGCCAGTGGTTCGGAGCTGGTAACCGTCGCGCTCAAGCGCATAGACATGCAAGCCAAAGACGACGACATTTTACCGTATCTCGACTGGGAGGGGCTTCACCTCTTGCCCAATACGTCGGGGGTACGTACCGCCGAGGAGGCTGTATTTGCTGCCGAACTGGCGCGTGAAGCCTTAGAAACCAACTGGGTGAAATTGGAAATACACCCAGACCCGCGTTATCTGATGCCCGACCCGGTGGAGACGCTCAAAGCCACTGCCGAGCTGGCGAAGCGTGGTTTCGTGGTGCTGCCCTACGTGCATGCTGACCCTGTGTTGTGTAAGCGGCTCGAAGAAGCAGGAGCCGCTGCCGTCATGCCTTTGGGCGCACCCATAGGCAGTAATCTTGGGCTGGAAACCAAGGTGTTTCTTGAAATCATCATTGAGCAGAGTCAGGTGCCGGTAGTTGTAGATGCCGGCATAGGCACCCCTTCTGATGCCGCCTGGGCAATGGAATTGGGCGCCGATGCCGTCTTGGTCAATACGGCAATAGCTGCTGCCGACGACCCCGTGCTCATGGCAAAGGCTTTTCGCTTGGCAGTGGAAGCCGGGCGCATGGCTTATGAAGCCAAGCCTGCCGCAGCTGGGCTGAAAGCATCGCCTACCAGCCCCCTCACTCAATTCTTAGATGAACTTTAA
- the thiH gene encoding 2-iminoacetate synthase ThiH, which translates to MTFKAVFEQYTWEEVQESIYRKTSFDVERALRKQKRDIEDFKALISPAAAPYLEQMAQLSHRLTVQRFGKVISLYVPFYLSNECQNICTYCGFSFSNKIPRRTLNDAEIYREIEAIKAMGFEHVLLVTGEANNTVGMAYFEHALDLIVPHFANVSMEVQPLEEEDYRRLVEKGVYAVLVYQETYRQATYKEYHPKGKKSNFFYRLDTPDRLGRAGIHKIGLGALIGLEDWRTDSFFVALHLDYLKRVYWQTKYSISFPRLRPHEGAFEPKVHITDRELVQLICAYRLFDSDVELSLSTRESPKFRDHVLKLGITSMSAGSRTNPGGYAVDPQTLEQFEIDDTRSPQEVAAMIRRQGYEAVWKDWDASLFLNQAKHAFDRGKLAI; encoded by the coding sequence ATGACTTTCAAAGCAGTATTTGAACAATATACTTGGGAGGAGGTGCAAGAAAGCATCTACCGCAAAACAAGCTTCGATGTGGAACGCGCCCTGCGAAAGCAAAAGCGCGACATAGAAGATTTTAAAGCGCTTATTTCGCCCGCAGCAGCCCCTTACTTGGAACAAATGGCACAGCTGAGCCATCGTCTGACCGTACAGCGCTTTGGCAAAGTCATCAGTTTGTATGTGCCCTTTTATCTTTCGAATGAGTGCCAAAACATATGTACCTATTGTGGGTTTAGCTTTAGCAATAAAATTCCGCGCCGTACGCTGAACGATGCTGAAATTTACCGTGAAATAGAGGCTATCAAAGCCATGGGCTTCGAGCATGTGTTGTTGGTAACAGGTGAAGCCAACAACACGGTGGGCATGGCGTATTTCGAGCATGCCTTAGACCTGATAGTGCCGCATTTTGCCAATGTATCGATGGAGGTGCAGCCACTCGAAGAAGAAGACTACCGTCGGCTGGTAGAAAAGGGGGTTTATGCTGTTTTGGTGTATCAAGAAACTTATCGTCAGGCGACCTATAAGGAATACCATCCCAAAGGAAAAAAATCGAATTTCTTTTACCGCTTAGACACTCCAGACCGCTTGGGGCGTGCTGGCATTCATAAAATAGGCTTGGGGGCACTCATTGGGCTGGAAGACTGGCGCACCGACAGCTTCTTTGTGGCATTGCATTTAGACTACCTGAAACGAGTCTATTGGCAAACCAAATATTCTATTTCTTTTCCGCGCTTGCGCCCGCACGAAGGAGCCTTTGAGCCTAAGGTGCACATCACCGACCGCGAACTGGTGCAATTGATTTGTGCCTACCGCTTGTTCGATAGCGATGTAGAGCTGTCTCTTTCTACGCGTGAGTCGCCCAAGTTTCGCGACCATGTGCTTAAGTTGGGGATTACTTCGATGAGTGCCGGTTCGCGCACCAACCCCGGGGGGTATGCCGTGGACCCGCAAACGCTCGAGCAGTTTGAGATTGACGACACGCGTAGCCCGCAAGAAGTGGCTGCTATGATTCGGCGGCAGGGCTACGAAGCAGTATGGAAAGATTGGGATGCTTCTTTATTTTTAAATCAAGCCAAACATGCTTTCGACAGAGGAAAACTTGCGATATGA
- the moeB gene encoding HesA/MoeB/ThiF family protein, producing the protein MLSTEENLRYDRHLRLQGFGLDAQLRLKQAKVLVIGAGGLGCPVLQYLAAAGVGTIGIVDGDTVSLSNLQRQPLYTPADIGKNKAETAAERLRAFNPLITYEVYPFFLTAENAVELIARFDVVVDGSDSFATRYLVNDACVIARRPLVYGAVFRFEGQVAVFNYQGSATYRCLFPEPPLPHQMPACSEAGVLGVLPGVVGLWQATEVIKLLTGIAKPLVNTLMTIDLLHNRTETFHFYPNPDNLNIDAIRPIEWTCSAETVRVLKVEDFLKWQAEHKPFALLDVRTEEEYAQENIGGVLCPLSEVEQRFAPPAHTQTLVVLCQGGVRARQAAARLQQRYPQYEFWVLEGGLNALRHYRNLAPECHGMK; encoded by the coding sequence ATGCTTTCGACAGAGGAAAACTTGCGATATGACCGGCACCTGCGCCTGCAGGGCTTTGGTTTGGATGCCCAGCTGCGTCTTAAACAAGCCAAAGTGTTGGTAATAGGTGCCGGGGGGCTGGGGTGTCCCGTGCTGCAATATCTGGCAGCTGCCGGCGTGGGGACCATAGGCATCGTAGATGGCGACACGGTCTCTTTGTCTAACCTGCAGCGCCAGCCACTTTATACCCCCGCCGACATAGGCAAAAACAAAGCAGAGACCGCAGCGGAGCGCTTAAGGGCTTTCAATCCCTTGATAACCTATGAGGTTTATCCCTTTTTTTTGACGGCAGAAAATGCCGTCGAGCTGATTGCCCGTTTTGATGTGGTGGTTGACGGAAGCGACAGCTTCGCTACCCGCTATTTGGTCAACGATGCTTGTGTGATTGCCCGGCGACCGCTCGTTTACGGGGCAGTTTTCCGCTTCGAAGGGCAAGTGGCAGTGTTTAACTATCAGGGAAGTGCTACTTACCGTTGCTTATTTCCTGAACCCCCTTTGCCCCACCAGATGCCTGCTTGCAGCGAAGCCGGTGTACTGGGCGTGTTGCCGGGAGTCGTAGGCTTGTGGCAAGCCACCGAAGTCATCAAGTTGCTAACGGGCATCGCTAAGCCCTTGGTGAACACCTTGATGACCATAGACTTACTTCATAACCGAACGGAAACCTTTCACTTTTACCCCAACCCTGACAATCTGAACATAGACGCTATTCGTCCGATAGAATGGACTTGCTCTGCCGAAACGGTGCGTGTTTTAAAAGTGGAAGATTTTTTGAAGTGGCAGGCAGAGCACAAGCCTTTTGCTTTGTTGGATGTGCGCACAGAGGAAGAATATGCGCAAGAAAATATAGGAGGGGTTTTGTGTCCTTTGTCAGAGGTGGAGCAACGTTTTGCGCCGCCTGCACATACCCAAACGTTGGTGGTACTTTGTCAGGGGGGCGTCCGTGCACGACAGGCAGCAGCACGGCTCCAGCAGCGTTATCCGCAATATGAGTTTTGGGTGCTCGAAGGCGGGCTGAATGCCCTGCGGCACTACCGCAACTTAGCCCCTGAGTGCCATGGCATGAAATAA
- a CDS encoding nucleotide sugar dehydrogenase — protein MSQLYQEIIEKKAPIAVIGLGYVGLPLALAFAEKVRVIGFDINSKRIAMMRQAIDPSGELPSTDFEGKDILFTDKIEDLQQARFYIVAVPTPVDRHTQPDLRPLLSATETVGKVLKKGDYVVYESTVYPGCTEEDCVPILERLSGLKACRDFKVGYSPERINPGDKEHTLRTIVKVVAACCPESLDTVARVYGLVVDAGVHRAPSIKVAEAAKVIENTQRDLNIALMNELSMIFDKMNINTYDVLEAAATKWNFLRFVPGLVGGHCIGVDPYYLTYKAKAIGHYPEVILSGRGINDRMAAHVAKRVVQLLLEEGHDLRTAKVLVAGITFKENVKDIRNSKVADLVHELQSFHLNVSIIDPHAESEEVEEEYGLKLSAAPEGPYQAIILAVPHNEYKAWQEKELKALLQPAGVLIDLKGIWRKIAEKVSCRYWSL, from the coding sequence ATGAGTCAACTGTACCAAGAAATCATTGAGAAAAAAGCGCCCATTGCTGTTATTGGCTTGGGGTATGTAGGTTTGCCCCTCGCCTTGGCTTTTGCCGAAAAGGTGCGTGTCATTGGTTTTGACATCAACAGCAAGCGCATAGCCATGATGCGCCAAGCTATAGACCCGAGCGGTGAGCTTCCCTCTACCGATTTTGAAGGAAAAGACATACTTTTTACAGACAAGATAGAGGACTTGCAGCAGGCGCGTTTTTATATAGTAGCAGTGCCCACGCCTGTTGACCGCCATACTCAGCCCGATTTACGCCCCTTGCTTTCAGCTACAGAAACAGTGGGAAAAGTATTGAAGAAAGGCGATTATGTAGTATATGAATCTACGGTCTATCCGGGCTGCACCGAAGAGGACTGTGTACCTATTTTGGAACGCCTCTCGGGATTGAAGGCATGCCGCGATTTTAAGGTGGGGTATTCACCGGAGCGTATCAATCCGGGCGACAAAGAGCACACTTTGCGTACGATAGTAAAGGTAGTAGCAGCTTGTTGCCCCGAGTCGCTCGATACCGTTGCTCGGGTGTATGGGCTGGTGGTGGATGCCGGCGTGCACCGCGCCCCTTCCATCAAGGTGGCAGAAGCAGCCAAGGTCATAGAAAACACACAACGCGACTTGAATATTGCTCTGATGAACGAGTTGTCGATGATATTCGACAAAATGAACATCAATACCTACGATGTGTTGGAAGCAGCCGCTACCAAGTGGAATTTTCTGCGTTTTGTGCCGGGTTTGGTAGGTGGGCATTGCATAGGCGTGGACCCTTATTATTTGACTTACAAGGCTAAAGCCATTGGGCACTACCCCGAAGTGATACTGAGCGGGCGAGGTATCAACGACCGTATGGCAGCGCACGTAGCCAAGCGAGTAGTGCAATTGCTCTTAGAAGAAGGGCACGATTTACGTACTGCCAAAGTACTGGTTGCTGGCATCACTTTCAAGGAAAACGTAAAGGACATACGCAATTCCAAAGTAGCGGACTTGGTGCATGAGTTGCAGTCTTTTCACTTAAATGTGAGCATCATTGACCCTCACGCCGAAAGTGAAGAAGTGGAAGAGGAGTATGGTCTAAAACTAAGTGCAGCACCAGAGGGACCTTATCAAGCCATCATATTGGCTGTGCCTCATAATGAATACAAAGCGTGGCAGGAAAAAGAACTCAAGGCACTATTGCAGCCCGCTGGTGTCTTGATAGACCTGAAAGGCATCTGGCGTAAGATAGCAGAAAAAGTTTCTTGTAGATATTGGAGCTTGTAG
- a CDS encoding thiamine phosphate synthase has translation MEDISKRASVARLHFITQGETPREHLQQIEEVLTAGVRWVQLRMKKQSLQVVEETARRALEMTRSAAACLILNDYVEVAARIGADGVHVGKEDMPLNQVFHCMGQRALVGATANTFEDIQAHALYPVSYVGLGPYRFTQTKEKLSPTLGLEGYKRLMQQMKAAALSIPVIAIGGIRLEDIPALLRSGVWGIALSGFIAHASDRKAQARRVLDTIEAELCRSADYSS, from the coding sequence ATGGAAGACATTTCAAAACGTGCAAGTGTAGCACGACTGCATTTTATCACACAGGGAGAAACACCCCGTGAGCATTTGCAGCAGATAGAGGAAGTATTGACTGCTGGTGTGCGTTGGGTGCAACTGCGCATGAAAAAACAAAGTCTGCAAGTGGTAGAAGAGACCGCTCGCCGTGCTTTGGAGATGACACGGAGTGCTGCTGCCTGTCTTATCCTGAACGATTACGTGGAGGTCGCCGCTCGTATAGGCGCCGACGGCGTACATGTGGGAAAAGAGGATATGCCTTTAAACCAAGTGTTTCATTGCATGGGGCAGCGGGCTTTGGTAGGAGCTACTGCCAATACTTTTGAGGACATACAAGCCCATGCGCTTTATCCTGTCAGTTATGTGGGGCTGGGTCCTTATCGTTTCACGCAAACCAAAGAAAAGTTAAGCCCTACTTTGGGCTTGGAAGGATATAAGCGGCTTATGCAGCAGATGAAAGCAGCCGCTCTCAGTATCCCCGTCATTGCCATTGGGGGGATTCGCTTGGAAGACATTCCTGCTTTGTTACGTAGCGGGGTGTGGGGGATTGCCCTTTCCGGCTTCATAGCCCATGCTTCTGACCGGAAGGCACAAGCCCGCCGAGTGCTGGACACCATCGAGGCGGAGCTGTGCCGCTCCGCTGATTATTCATCATAA